One genomic region from Rosa rugosa chromosome 1, drRosRugo1.1, whole genome shotgun sequence encodes:
- the LOC133727525 gene encoding putative UDP-rhamnose:rhamnosyltransferase 1, giving the protein MSSTSAAKPEKLHIALFPWLAFGHIIPFLEVAKHIARRGHKVSFISTPRNIQRLPKIPQNLTPLITLVQIPLPRVENLPENAEATMDVPNDVIPYLKIAHDGLEQGISEFLKTHAPDWITYDFAPYWLPPIAIKLGIKRAYFSIFNASTLCFMGSTSPEVVSRYAQRTRPEHFTVPPEWIPFPSKVFFRPFEAKSLIDGTMTKNATGMTDWSRAESTIQGCQVFFIRSCREIEGEWLDLLPDLYQKPVVLPTGLLPPLVPTSDEDQPDNNWSKIAEWLDKQKKGKVVYVAFGSEINLSREEFNELALGLELCGLPFFWVLRKPSHGSGDADSVRLPDGFEDRTKDRGLVWTTWAPQPKILAHESVGGFLTHCGWSSLIEALQYGRPLIMLPIMYDQGLIARFWDKRIGIEVSRDEESGWFTRNELAKSVNLVVVREEGKPYRDGAKEYSELFGDKELHDRYMDECVQYMERHVQDV; this is encoded by the coding sequence ATGAGCTCTACCTCTGCAGCCAAGCCTGAGAAGCTCCACATAGCTTTGTTCCCATGGCTTGCCTTCGGTCACATAATCCCATTTCTTGAAGTTGCCAAGCACATAGCTCGCAGAGGCCACAAGGTTTCCTTCATTTCCACACCTAGAAACATCCAACGCCTCCCGAAAATCCCACAAAACCTAACCCCTCTGATCACTCTAGTCCAAATCCCACTCCCCCGAGTCGAAAACCTCCCTGAAAACGCAGAGGCCACCATGGACGTCCCAAACGACGTCATCCCATACCTCAAAATAGCTCATGATGGACTCGAACAAGGTATCTCTGAATTCCTCAAAACACACGCTCCCGATTGGATCACTTATGACTTTGCCCCATACTGGTTGCCTCCAATAGCTATCAAGCTCGGCATCAAACGAGCCTATTTCAGTATCTTCAATGCGTCCACCTTATGTTTCATGGGATCAACGTCACCGGAGGTAGTGTCCCGCTATGCTCAGAGAACACGGCCTGAGCATTTCACTGTCCCTCCCGAATGGATTCCCTTCCCGTCCAAAGTCTTTTTTAGGCCTTTCGAGGCCAAGAGTTTGATAGATGGTACTATGACAAAAAATGCCACAGGCATGACGGATTGGTCTCGTGCGGAATCAACTATCCAGGGTTGTCAAGTCTTCTTCATTCGAAGTTGTAGAGAGATCGAGGGAGAGTGGCTCGATTTACTTCCAGACCTTTACCAGAAACCTGTAGTACTTCCCACGGGATTATTGCCACCATTGGTCCCAACAAGTGATGAAGACCAACCGGACAACAATTGGTCTAAAATTGCTGAGTGGTTAGACAAACAAAAGAAAGGGAAAGTAGTTTATGTTGCATTTGGGAGTGAGATTAATTTAAGCCGAGAAGAGTTCAATGAGTTAGCTCTTGGATTAGAGCTATGTGGGTTGCCTTTCTTTTGGGTGCTGAGGAAACCGAGTCATGGGTCCGGCGATGCTGACTCGGTTAGGCTACCAGATGGATTTGAGGATCGAACCAAAGATCGTGGGCTTGTTTGGACCACTTGGGCTCCTCAGCCTAAAATTTTGGCCCACGAGTCTGTCGGGGGTTTCTTGACTCATTGCGGTTGGAGTTCCCTCATCGAGGCACTCCAATATGGGCGTCCTCTAATCATGCTGCCAATTATGTATGATCAAGGACTAATTGCTAGGTTTTGGGACAAGAGGATCGGGATTGAGGTATCGAGAGACGAAGAGAGTGGATGGTTTACAAGGAACGAGTTGGCGAAGTCAGTGAATTTGGTTGTGGTGCGTGAGGAGGGGAAGCCATACAGGGATGGAGCTAAAGAATATAGTGAGTTATTTGGAGACAAGGAACTCCATGATAGATACATGGACGAATGTGTGCAGTATATGGAAAGGCATGTGCAGGATGTTTAA